A window of the Lactuca sativa cultivar Salinas chromosome 5, Lsat_Salinas_v11, whole genome shotgun sequence genome harbors these coding sequences:
- the LOC111892378 gene encoding serine/threonine-protein phosphatase BSL1, whose translation MGSKPWLQPAPAYSPLETFWDTEDDAPGPRCGHTLTAVAPTKSQGPRLILFGGATAIGGGPSSAVPGIRLDGVTNSVHVYDVITRKWTRILPAGEPPSPRAAHAAAAVGTMVVFQGGIGPSGHSTDDLYVLDLTNDKYKWHRVVVRGEGPGPRYGHVMDLVAQRYLVTVSGNDGKKVLSDAWALDTAQKPYAWQRLNPEGDKPSARMYATASARSDGMFLLCGGRDISGTPLADAYGLLMHRNGEWEWTLAPGVSPSPRYQHAAVFVGARLHVTGGVLRGGRAVDGESAVAVLDTAAGVWLDRHGMVTSSRPNKAQTEDPALELMRRCRHAASSVGVRIYIYGGLRGDVLLDDFLIAENSALQSDTTESTSNMTSPRTNNSSPFDPMSPDSRPESPSSGALSRESMERLAEASAQEAKAVNAVWQAAQAQAANQDNNLPPSDDSHPPEPADTEGDVRLHPRAVVVAKETVGNLGGLVRQLSLDQFENESRRMIPTQNDLSYPTKKFTRQKSPQGLHKKVISNLLRPRNWKPPVNRRFFLDSYEVGELCYAAEQIFLHEPTVLQLKAPIKVFGDLHGQFGDLMRLFDEYGFPSTAGDITYIDYLFLGDYVDRGQHSLETITLLLALKIQYPENVHLIRGNHEAADINALFGFRLECIERMGENDGIWAWTRFNQVFNHLPLAALIEKKIICMHGGIGRSIHLVEQIEKIERPITMDAGSLILMDLLWSDPTENDSVEGLRPNARGPGLVTFGPDRVTDFCKRNKLQLIIRAHECVMDGFERFAQGQLITLFSATNYCGTANNAGALLVVGRGLVIVPKLIHPLPPPLHSPENSPEHVQDDTWMQELNNQRPPTPTRGRPQPNHDRNSLAYI comes from the exons ATGGGTTCAAAACCGTGGCTACAACCAGCTCCCGCCTATTCTCCATTGGAGACTTTCTGGGATactgaggatgatgctcctggtCCTCGCTGCGGCCACACTCTCACTGCCGTCGCACCAACCAAATCTCAAGGCCCTCGCCTTATCTTATTCGGTGGCGCCACCGCCATTGGAGGTGGCCCGTCCTCTGCTGTCCCCGGCATCC GGTTGGATGGCGTGACAAATTCAGTTCATGTATATGATGTTATTACCAGGAAATGGACCAG AATACTACCGGCTGGGGAGCCTCCTTCACCTAGGGCTGCCCATGCGGCAGCTGCTGTGGGAACCATGGTTGTATTTCAG GGAGGGATAGGCCCATCCGGGCATTCAACAGATGATCTTTATGTGCTTGACTTGACCAATGACAAATACAAATGGCACCG GGTTGTTGTTAGAGGGGAGGGTCCTGGCCCTCGTTATGGCCATGTGATGGACTTGGTAGCCCAACGATACCTTGTTACTGTTAGTGGCAATGATG gaaagaaaGTACTTTCAGATGCTTGGGCTTTGGATACTGCTCAAAAACCGTATGCATGGCAGAGACTAAATCCGGAAGGTGATAAACCTTCTGCTAGAAT GTATGCAACTGCTAGTGCCCGTTCAGATGGTATGTTCTTGCTTTGTGGTGGAAGAGACATCTCAGGCACG CCTTTAGCAGATGCTTATGGATTGCTGATGCATAGAAATGGTGAATGGGAATGGACACTTGCACCTGGAGTTTCCCCCTCACCAAGGTATCAACATGCTGCG GTCTTTGTTGGTGCTAGATTGCACGTTACAGGAGGTGTTCTTAGGGGAGGACGAGCAGTAGATGGTGAATCAGCTGTTGCAG TATTGGACACTGCTGCTGGAGTTTGGTTAGACAGACATGGCATGGTGACTTCTTCgaggcccaacaaggcccaaactgAAGACCCTGCTTTGGAGCTGATGCGGCGTTGTAGACATGCAGCTTCATCTGTTGGTGTTCGTATATATATTTATGGTGGTCTTCGTGGAGATGTGTTGTTAGATGATTTTCTTATTGCAGAGAATTCGGCTCTTCAGTCagatactactgaaagcacctcAAATATGACAAGTCCAAGAACAAATAATTCAAGCCCATTTGATCCTATGTCTCCTGATAGTAGACCAGAGAGCCCCTCATCTGGTGCTTTAAG TAGAGAATCTATGGAGAGGCTGGCGGAAGCTTCTGCTCAGGAAGCCAAGGCTGTGAATGCTGTCTGGCAAGCTGCACAGGCACAGGCTGCAAATCAAGACAACAACTTACCCCCTTCAGACGACTCACATCCTCCAGAGCCTGCTGATACAGAGGGAGATGTTAGGCTTCACCCTAGAGCT GTTGTAGTTGCTAAAGAGACTGTAGGAAATCTAGGTGGATTGGTGAGGCAATTATCGTTGGATCAATTTGAAAACGAGAGCAGACGAATGATTCCTACCCAAAACGACCTTTCCTATCCAACCAAAAAGTTCACTAGGCAAAAGTCGCCTCAAGGCTTGCACAAAAAA GTGATATCTAATTTGCTTAGGCCTCGAAACTGGAAACCCCCTGTTAACAGAAGGTTTTTCCTTGATTCATATGAAGTAGGAGAGCTTTGCTATGCTGCTGAACAGATTTTTTTACACGAGCCTACGGTTCTTCAGCTGAAAGCTCCGATCAAAGTGTTTGGTGATTTACATGGACAGTTTGGTGATCTGATGCGCCTCTTTGATGAATACGGATTTCCTTCTACTGCTGGAGACATAAC ATATATTGACTATTTATTCCTTGGCGATTATGTTGACCGAGGTCAACATAGCTTGGAGACTATCACATTGCTTCTTGCCTTAAAG ATTCAGTATCCTGAGAATGTTCATTTGATACGTGGGAACCATGAGGCTGCTGATATAAACGCGCTGTTTGGGTTTCGTCTTGAATGCATAGAAAGAATG GGGGAGAACGATGGGATATGGGCATGGACACGATTCAATCAGGTATTTAACCATCTTCCGCTGGCGGCATTGATTGAGAAGAAGATAATCTGCATGCATGGTGGGATAGGGAGGTCCATACATTTGGTTGAACAGATTGAGAAAATAGAAAGACCAATAACTATGGATGCTGGATCTCTTATCTTAATGGATCTTTTATG GTCTGATCCTACGGAGAATGATAGTGTGGAAGGTTTAAGGCCAAATGCTAGGGGACCTGGTTTGGTTACTTTTGGG CCTGATAGGGTTACAGACTTTTGTAAGAGAAACAAACTTCAGCTGATTATAAGAGCACATGAATGCGTGATGGATGGGTTTGAAAGATTTGCTCAGGGCCAGTTGATTACCCTTTTCTCTGCAACCAACTATTGTG GAACTGCAAACAATGCTGGAGCTTTACTAGTGGTTGGAAGAGGACTGGTGATTGTTCCAAAACTGATTCATCCACTGCCACCTCCACTTCACTCGCCAGAAAACTCTCCagaacatgtccaagacgacaccTGGATGCAG GAGCTTAATAATCAAAGACCACCAACGCCTACTAGGGGCCGCCCCCAGCCCAATCATGACAGGAACTCCCTTGCATATATTTAG